A stretch of Bacillus pseudomycoides DNA encodes these proteins:
- a CDS encoding 2-dehydropantoate 2-reductase: MEMKIGIVGPGAIGLLFAFYLKKNKQDVTLFTRTAEQVEKLMEEGISCVRKGEVETVFINVMPVENIVDEQMDCLFISVKQYHLVNILPFIKEQSRIIFLQNGMSHLDILQEVKCDNVAVGIVEHGAKKENKYTVKHTGIGVTKFGVVHGNLSQFESLFDCFSSKYFPVQVEEDWKQTMCYKLVINACINPLTALFDIQNGALLSNPYFYKVMKQTFQEVVFLVGEEKKEELWQLVCRVCETTASNTSSMLADVRASRETEIDAIIGYAIEEAKKQQKQVPTLQFLYNSIKGLEV; encoded by the coding sequence ATAGAGATGAAAATTGGGATTGTTGGTCCGGGAGCGATTGGTCTGCTTTTTGCGTTTTATTTAAAAAAGAACAAACAGGATGTTACGTTATTTACAAGAACGGCAGAACAAGTTGAAAAGTTAATGGAGGAAGGGATAAGCTGTGTTCGTAAGGGAGAAGTGGAAACGGTATTTATAAATGTTATGCCAGTAGAGAATATTGTAGACGAACAAATGGATTGTTTGTTTATTTCCGTAAAACAATACCATTTAGTGAATATACTTCCTTTCATAAAAGAACAAAGTCGGATTATTTTTTTACAAAATGGGATGTCTCATCTAGATATCTTGCAAGAAGTAAAGTGTGACAATGTAGCGGTGGGGATTGTAGAGCATGGGGCAAAAAAAGAAAATAAATATACAGTGAAGCATACAGGAATAGGGGTTACAAAATTTGGAGTGGTACATGGTAATTTGTCTCAATTTGAGTCACTATTCGATTGTTTTTCTTCAAAATATTTTCCTGTGCAAGTAGAGGAAGATTGGAAACAGACGATGTGTTATAAACTTGTAATAAACGCATGCATTAATCCGCTAACAGCTTTATTTGATATACAAAACGGAGCGTTGTTGTCGAATCCTTATTTTTATAAAGTGATGAAGCAGACATTTCAGGAGGTTGTATTTCTTGTAGGAGAGGAAAAAAAAGAAGAGTTGTGGCAATTGGTTTGTCGTGTATGTGAAACAACAGCCAGCAATACATCTTCTATGTTAGCTGATGTAAGAGCGAGTCGAGAAACGGAAATTGATGCTATTATTGGTTATGCAATCGAAGAAGCAAAGAAACAACAAAAACAAGTTCCCACACTGCAATTTTT
- a CDS encoding N-acetyltransferase: MLFPKVERLLINYKTLDEFKKFKGCGAQELSMFEELQANIIENGSESPFYGIYYGGSLIARMSLYMRRHDESYFEITGSYVELSKLEVLPNFQKQGFGQMLVNYAKQLQFPIKTTARIQSAAFWDKQNFRKVSTADGEFYIWHPEANLNAVTNEESA; the protein is encoded by the coding sequence ATGCTATTCCCAAAAGTTGAGCGCTTGCTCATCAATTATAAAACGTTAGACGAATTTAAAAAATTTAAGGGCTGTGGTGCTCAAGAACTCTCCATGTTTGAAGAATTACAAGCAAATATTATCGAAAACGGTAGCGAGTCTCCTTTTTACGGTATTTATTACGGCGGATCCCTTATCGCACGTATGAGCTTATACATGAGAAGACATGATGAATCATATTTTGAGATTACTGGATCTTATGTAGAACTTTCAAAACTTGAAGTGTTACCAAACTTTCAAAAACAAGGTTTCGGTCAAATGCTTGTGAACTACGCAAAACAACTACAATTCCCAATCAAAACAACAGCTCGCATTCAATCTGCTGCGTTTTGGGATAAACAAAATTTCAGGAAAGTATCAACGGCTGATGGAGAATTTTATATTTGGCATCCAGAAGCTAATTTGAATGCGGTTACAAATGAAGAATCCGCATAA
- a CDS encoding RsfA family transcriptional regulator, whose protein sequence is MATTRQDAWTDDEDLLLAEVVLRHIREGGTQLSAFKEVGRHLSRTPAACGFRWNSYVRKQYKERIEEAKKIRKVENYEVRKPKVAEFSPVSITLDDVITFLQKYKDEKEGKELQQKVELLKEEKEQLLQRLAVYEEEYRTLLDYIDRKRSVMVLETKGRDAIHEHETLEKLKK, encoded by the coding sequence ATGGCGACAACAAGACAAGATGCATGGACTGATGATGAAGATTTACTTCTGGCAGAAGTGGTACTCCGGCATATTCGTGAAGGTGGAACGCAACTTTCCGCATTTAAAGAGGTAGGTAGACATTTATCTCGTACACCCGCAGCATGTGGGTTTAGATGGAATTCTTACGTTAGAAAGCAATATAAGGAACGTATTGAAGAGGCGAAAAAGATTCGAAAGGTAGAAAATTATGAAGTAAGGAAACCAAAAGTGGCGGAGTTTTCTCCTGTATCGATTACATTAGATGATGTTATTACTTTTTTACAAAAATATAAAGATGAAAAAGAAGGAAAAGAACTTCAACAAAAAGTTGAATTGTTGAAAGAGGAAAAAGAACAGCTTCTTCAGCGTTTAGCTGTATATGAAGAAGAGTATCGTACGTTGCTTGATTATATTGATCGAAAAAGAAGTGTGATGGTGTTAGAAACAAAAGGAAGAGATGCAATTCATGAGCATGAAACATTAGAAAAGTTGAAAAAATAA
- the rpmF gene encoding 50S ribosomal protein L32 yields MAVPFRRTSKTVKRKRRTHFKLSVPGMVECPSCGEAKLAHRVCKACGTYKGKEVISK; encoded by the coding sequence ATGGCTGTACCTTTTAGAAGAACTTCTAAAACAGTAAAAAGAAAGCGTCGTACGCATTTCAAATTATCAGTACCTGGTATGGTAGAGTGCCCAAGCTGTGGTGAAGCGAAATTAGCTCACCGTGTATGTAAAGCATGCGGTACTTACAAAGGTAAAGAAGTAATCAGCAAGTAA
- a CDS encoding DUF177 domain-containing protein codes for MKWSIHQLNKLRHKGLTLDEMVDVSELKEVEKEIREINPVHVTGRVDFGSSKFTFHLHITGSMVLPCSRSLVDVTLPFDIKTTEVFQTSAEEYETEAEIHYLEGEVLDLLPIIKENILLEIPMQIFSDDVSGGAPTQGQDWQVISEESKEKPVDPRLAGLAKFFDK; via the coding sequence ATGAAATGGTCCATCCATCAATTAAACAAATTGAGACATAAAGGATTGACTTTGGATGAGATGGTAGATGTAAGTGAGCTAAAAGAAGTCGAGAAAGAAATTCGCGAAATTAATCCTGTTCATGTAACAGGTAGAGTTGATTTTGGCTCCAGTAAGTTTACGTTTCATCTACATATAACTGGAAGCATGGTGTTACCATGTTCTCGCTCTTTAGTAGATGTAACATTACCATTTGACATTAAAACAACTGAGGTGTTCCAAACTTCAGCAGAAGAGTACGAAACGGAAGCGGAAATCCATTACTTAGAAGGAGAAGTACTTGACTTACTCCCTATAATCAAGGAAAATATACTTTTGGAGATTCCAATGCAAATTTTCAGTGATGATGTTTCCGGTGGAGCACCGACGCAAGGTCAAGACTGGCAAGTGATTTCGGAAGAAAGCAAAGAAAAGCCTGTTGATCCAAGGTTAGCAGGACTTGCAAAGTTTTTTGACAAATAA
- a CDS encoding nucleotidyltransferase, with the protein MQQTKKLTQSDITIAVMSGPFLQRGEPALVSKWYRTKMALAGGIDLVVELPYAFATQKAETFANGAISILDALGVSEICFGSEDGVVQNFYNTISLRQKEKDTFNQLVQQFMNAGNSYAKATSQAFSQILSDVNTVDMSQPNNILGLHYIEAILSQKSSIVAHTIERFASHYHDETFQDNHIASATSIRKQLFSNNHSFKTIYPFVPNHTASLLEHYKQAYHTLHCWESYFPFFKYKLLTMSAQELQHIYEIEEGLEHRILSKIHNSSSFLSFMEALKTKRYTWTRLQRACTHILTNITKREMEKAHIEKHSPYIRLLGMSQKGQTYISKHKKNLELPLLTHTKTFKHPVLDIERKANAIYFSVLQEPVRTTCIQKEITQHPIRYDETTNKFLSRINGQ; encoded by the coding sequence GTGCAACAAACAAAAAAGTTAACACAGTCTGACATTACAATCGCTGTCATGAGCGGACCATTTTTACAACGTGGTGAACCAGCCCTCGTATCAAAGTGGTATCGAACCAAGATGGCTCTAGCTGGCGGTATAGATCTTGTTGTTGAGCTACCTTATGCATTCGCAACACAAAAAGCCGAAACATTTGCTAACGGAGCTATCTCTATTTTAGATGCCCTTGGCGTTTCTGAAATTTGCTTCGGCAGTGAGGATGGAGTAGTTCAAAATTTCTATAACACCATTTCTTTACGTCAAAAAGAAAAAGATACTTTCAATCAACTTGTGCAGCAATTTATGAATGCGGGAAACAGCTATGCAAAAGCAACTTCCCAAGCCTTCTCACAGATTTTATCGGACGTCAATACTGTTGATATGTCCCAGCCAAATAATATATTAGGCTTACATTACATCGAAGCAATTCTTTCACAAAAGAGTTCAATTGTTGCACATACCATCGAAAGGTTTGCCTCCCATTACCATGATGAAACCTTTCAAGATAATCATATCGCAAGTGCAACTAGCATTCGCAAACAGTTATTTAGTAACAACCATTCATTCAAAACTATTTATCCATTTGTGCCAAATCATACTGCATCTCTTTTAGAACACTATAAACAAGCATATCATACGCTACATTGCTGGGAGAGCTATTTCCCATTTTTTAAATACAAACTTCTTACGATGTCTGCACAGGAATTACAACATATATATGAAATAGAAGAAGGGTTGGAGCATCGTATTTTATCAAAAATACATAATAGTTCTTCATTTCTTAGTTTCATGGAAGCATTAAAAACAAAACGCTACACATGGACTAGATTACAGCGAGCATGTACACATATTTTAACGAATATAACAAAAAGAGAAATGGAAAAGGCACATATAGAAAAGCATTCACCATATATCCGATTACTTGGTATGTCACAAAAAGGACAAACTTATATTTCAAAACATAAAAAGAACCTAGAACTCCCGCTTCTTACTCATACGAAGACATTCAAGCATCCCGTTCTAGACATAGAGCGAAAAGCAAATGCAATTTATTTTTCAGTACTGCAAGAACCTGTACGCACAACATGTATACAAAAGGAGATAACGCAACATCCCATTCGGTATGATGAAACAACGAATAAATTTTTATCCCGCATTAACGGACAGTAA
- a CDS encoding SepM family pheromone-processing serine protease — protein sequence MFKRFRFIYAILIGVILAMLLVYVRLPYYVTKPGMAAKLEPYVKVDGGKKESGDFMLVTVSMGPANVVNLIAAQFNKYSHISKAEEILQKGESDEEYQFRQAYAMKDSQNAAIYNAYKRANRSVSFQEKGVLVAGIAKNMSAEGKLKLGDVIVAVDGQPFEEIDQFIAHMSGKKEGEVVNVEYVRGEKRMAEKLTLKQIPDGKGRVGIGVSIAPYKELVVDPKVKIDSHEIGGPSAGLMFTLEIYNQLIEKDMTKGHEIAGTGTINEKGEIGPIGGIQQKVVAASDAGAEIFFAPNEKGASKSNYKEALVAAKDIKTKMKIVPVDTLDDALAYLEKMSEKK from the coding sequence ATGTTTAAGCGTTTTCGGTTTATATATGCAATTTTAATTGGAGTTATATTGGCAATGTTACTTGTCTATGTACGCCTTCCGTATTATGTAACTAAACCAGGTATGGCAGCAAAACTAGAACCGTATGTAAAAGTTGATGGTGGAAAAAAAGAATCAGGTGATTTTATGCTTGTGACAGTTTCGATGGGGCCCGCGAATGTTGTAAATTTAATAGCTGCCCAATTTAATAAATACAGTCATATTTCTAAAGCTGAGGAGATCTTACAAAAAGGTGAGAGTGATGAGGAATATCAATTCCGTCAAGCGTATGCAATGAAAGATTCTCAAAATGCAGCAATTTATAATGCATATAAACGCGCAAATCGATCCGTTTCTTTTCAAGAGAAAGGAGTATTAGTTGCTGGGATTGCTAAAAATATGTCTGCTGAAGGAAAATTAAAGCTGGGAGATGTAATTGTTGCTGTTGATGGTCAGCCTTTTGAAGAGATAGATCAATTTATTGCACACATGTCAGGGAAAAAAGAAGGTGAAGTAGTAAATGTTGAATATGTTCGAGGGGAAAAGCGTATGGCGGAAAAGTTAACGTTAAAACAAATTCCTGATGGTAAAGGGCGTGTAGGAATTGGGGTTTCGATTGCTCCTTATAAGGAATTAGTAGTAGACCCAAAGGTGAAAATCGACTCGCATGAAATTGGTGGTCCCTCGGCGGGATTAATGTTTACATTAGAAATTTATAATCAATTAATTGAAAAAGATATGACAAAAGGTCATGAAATTGCCGGGACAGGAACCATTAATGAAAAGGGGGAAATTGGTCCGATTGGTGGTATTCAGCAAAAGGTTGTAGCAGCTAGTGATGCGGGGGCGGAAATATTCTTTGCTCCAAATGAAAAAGGGGCATCAAAATCGAATTATAAAGAAGCGCTTGTAGCAGCGAAAGATATTAAGACAAAGATGAAAATTGTACCGGTAGATACGCTAGATGATGCATTAGCATATTTAGAAAAAATGTCAGAGAAAAAGTAA
- a CDS encoding patatin-like phospholipase family protein, whose product MNEPKIGLALGSGGAKGFAHVGIIKVLREANIPIDMIAGSSMGALIGTFYAAGCNVERLYRMATVFKRKYYLDFTVPKMGFISGKRVKDMIKMFTYNKKIEELDIPTAVVATDILKGEKVVFTSGSIADAVRASISVPGVFVPEKIDGRLLVDGGVIDRIPVSVVKGLGADIVIAVDVSPIKVNGEVTSIYDVIMQSIEIMQHELVVNRQIASDLMMRPAVEQFSSRAFTHIEDIIRVGEEEAEKHIQKIYSLIEQWKEKNNV is encoded by the coding sequence ATGAATGAACCGAAAATAGGCTTGGCTCTTGGATCTGGAGGTGCAAAAGGTTTTGCGCATGTAGGAATTATTAAAGTGCTACGTGAAGCGAATATTCCCATCGATATGATCGCAGGAAGTAGTATGGGAGCATTAATTGGGACATTTTATGCGGCCGGTTGTAACGTTGAGAGGCTCTACCGAATGGCGACTGTATTTAAAAGAAAGTATTATTTGGATTTTACTGTACCGAAAATGGGATTTATTTCTGGAAAACGTGTAAAAGATATGATTAAAATGTTTACATATAATAAAAAAATAGAAGAGTTAGATATCCCAACTGCAGTTGTGGCCACTGACATTTTGAAGGGGGAAAAAGTTGTATTTACAAGCGGTTCTATTGCTGATGCGGTGAGGGCAAGTATTTCCGTTCCAGGGGTGTTTGTACCGGAGAAAATAGATGGCCGTTTATTAGTAGATGGTGGGGTGATTGATCGTATTCCTGTCTCTGTTGTCAAAGGCTTAGGCGCTGATATTGTAATTGCGGTAGATGTATCTCCTATTAAGGTGAATGGAGAAGTCACATCCATTTATGATGTTATTATGCAAAGTATTGAAATTATGCAACATGAACTTGTTGTTAATCGGCAAATTGCCTCAGATTTAATGATGCGGCCGGCAGTAGAACAGTTTAGTTCTCGTGCTTTTACTCATATTGAAGACATTATTCGAGTTGGAGAAGAAGAGGCTGAAAAACATATTCAGAAAATTTATTCGTTAATTGAGCAGTGGAAGGAGAAAAATAATGTTTAA